Proteins encoded in a region of the Agromyces protaetiae genome:
- the ligD gene encoding non-homologous end-joining DNA ligase — MSAARESETLEVGGREVRVSHPDKVVFPEPGLTKLDLIRYYLAVADGALRGAGGRPMVLKRFVKGIDKEAFFQKRAPDKRPDWIDTATLHYARGTSAEEVVVRDAAALAWVVNLGCIDLNPHPVQASDLDHPDELRVDLDPMPGVEWAQLVDVAFVVREVLADHGLVGWPKTSGSRGIHLLVRLEPRWEFPDVRLAAETIAREVATRAPDLATARWWKEQRGERVFVDFNQNAKDRTVASAYSVRPRPDARVSTPLGWDELRLRRPEEFTVATVLDRFAELGDPMTGIDDAAGGLDSLLALAADLGPVERDERELPVIEIARAETKDEALAGFERWKARHGGVVEHLRPADVLVDGMRGSSSLWYRVRVNLEHVPEADRPEQAPLEIDYDPWKGRAPGA, encoded by the coding sequence GTGAGCGCGGCGCGGGAGTCCGAAACGCTGGAGGTCGGCGGCCGCGAGGTGCGCGTGAGCCACCCCGACAAGGTGGTGTTCCCCGAGCCGGGGCTGACGAAGCTCGATCTCATCCGCTACTACCTCGCGGTGGCCGACGGCGCGCTGCGCGGCGCGGGCGGCCGGCCGATGGTGCTCAAGCGCTTCGTGAAGGGCATCGACAAGGAGGCGTTCTTCCAGAAGCGCGCCCCCGACAAGCGTCCCGACTGGATCGACACCGCCACGCTGCACTACGCGCGGGGCACGTCGGCCGAAGAGGTCGTCGTGCGGGACGCGGCGGCGCTCGCGTGGGTCGTGAACCTCGGATGCATCGACCTGAACCCGCACCCGGTTCAAGCATCCGACCTCGACCACCCCGACGAGCTGCGCGTCGACCTCGACCCCATGCCGGGCGTCGAGTGGGCGCAGCTCGTCGACGTGGCGTTCGTGGTGCGCGAGGTCCTCGCCGACCACGGGCTCGTGGGCTGGCCGAAGACGTCGGGCTCACGGGGCATCCATCTGCTCGTCAGGCTCGAGCCGCGCTGGGAGTTCCCCGACGTGCGGCTCGCGGCGGAGACGATCGCGCGCGAGGTCGCGACCCGGGCACCCGACCTCGCGACGGCACGCTGGTGGAAGGAGCAGCGTGGCGAACGCGTCTTCGTCGACTTCAACCAGAACGCGAAGGACCGCACCGTGGCCTCGGCCTACTCGGTGCGTCCGCGGCCCGACGCGCGCGTGTCGACCCCGCTCGGCTGGGACGAACTGCGGCTCCGCCGCCCCGAGGAGTTCACGGTCGCGACCGTGCTCGACCGCTTCGCCGAGCTCGGCGACCCCATGACGGGCATCGACGACGCGGCCGGCGGGCTCGACTCGCTGCTCGCACTCGCGGCCGACCTCGGACCGGTCGAGCGCGACGAGCGCGAGCTGCCCGTCATCGAGATCGCGCGTGCCGAGACGAAGGACGAGGCGCTCGCGGGGTTCGAACGCTGGAAGGCTCGGCACGGCGGCGTCGTGGAGCATCTACGACCGGCCGACGTGCTCGTCGACGGTATGCGCGGCTCGAGCTCGCTCTGGTATCGGGTTCGCGTGAACCTCGAACACGTACCCGAGGCCGATCGCCCCGAGCAGGCGCCGCTCGAGATCGACTACGACCCGTGGAAGGGGCGTGCGCCGGGAGCGTGA
- a CDS encoding GIY-YIG nuclease family protein — protein sequence MGEGCVGAGPAGGPCGRPAEPGAPVPLCGLHLAAAHDWVERAVGVTDLLPAACVACGHRVGVRYPSGWICARCEWRAGDVPDAELLALGDLRVDVVYYVRWRDQVKIGTTGNARRRLSALPVEEVLAFERGDRLVERRRHAQFAAHRFPRTEWFRLHDELLALTAELSAGVDDPWVLVDRWTSRRLAARA from the coding sequence GTGGGTGAGGGGTGTGTCGGCGCGGGCCCGGCAGGCGGACCGTGCGGGCGGCCGGCGGAGCCGGGCGCACCGGTGCCGCTGTGCGGGCTGCACCTCGCGGCGGCGCACGACTGGGTCGAACGGGCGGTCGGTGTCACCGATCTGCTGCCGGCGGCGTGCGTCGCGTGCGGGCATCGGGTCGGCGTGCGCTACCCCTCCGGCTGGATCTGTGCGCGCTGCGAGTGGCGCGCAGGCGACGTGCCCGACGCCGAGCTGCTCGCACTCGGCGACCTCCGTGTCGACGTCGTCTACTACGTGCGCTGGCGCGATCAGGTGAAGATCGGCACGACGGGCAACGCGCGGCGCCGGCTCTCCGCTCTCCCGGTCGAGGAGGTGCTGGCGTTCGAGCGCGGCGACCGGCTCGTCGAGCGACGCCGGCATGCGCAGTTCGCGGCGCACCGGTTCCCGCGCACCGAGTGGTTCCGGCTGCACGACGAGCTGCTCGCGCTGACCGCCGAGCTCAGCGCGGGCGTCGACGACCCGTGGGTGCTCGTCGACCGATGGACCTCGCGCCGGCTCGCGGCCCGGGCGTAG
- a CDS encoding NtaA/DmoA family FMN-dependent monooxygenase (This protein belongs to a clade of FMN-dependent monooxygenases, within a broader family of flavin-dependent oxidoreductases, the luciferase-like monooxygenase (LMM) family, some of whose members use coenzyme F420 rather than FMN.) produces the protein MSRLIIGAMVRTVGAYPSGWRVDGAHRDPRDDAAALRRTAEIAEAARLDYLFFGDWLATGPELEHREPHLVARIDPLSAITYLSALTSRIGLIATANTTYADPYALARATASIDLLSGGRAGLNLVAGADPESDANHGRDVREPADTRYDRAAEFETVLRRLWDSFEDDAIVADAETGRYLDPRKLHPTRFQGAHVRVAGPLNVARPVQGHLPIVHSGTSPRARLFAARSADVALVAVPGIGRAAELREELRALAFESGRDDRTLKVVAPVLPVVGETREHAQSIADRLTELVTVAEDWPDAPPPGFPSERSLAHLAGLVGIGLEGFRPDDPVSPGLLAACSPLGVELAALVAERTGRVVGSDAPPTFRHLVVTATVHASMIVGTSEEIAAEFAAWADAGAVDGFNVLSATQPDQFAAFATGVVPELQRLGVFPREYEGSTLRDHLGLERPANVHSASRLLVE, from the coding sequence ATGTCTCGACTCATCATCGGCGCCATGGTGCGCACCGTGGGCGCCTACCCGTCGGGATGGCGGGTCGACGGCGCGCACCGCGATCCGCGCGATGACGCCGCCGCGCTCCGACGCACGGCAGAGATCGCCGAGGCGGCACGCCTCGACTACCTCTTCTTCGGCGACTGGCTCGCGACCGGCCCCGAGCTCGAGCACCGCGAGCCGCATCTCGTCGCGCGCATCGACCCGCTCTCGGCGATCACCTACCTCTCCGCGCTCACGAGCCGCATCGGCCTCATCGCGACCGCGAACACGACCTACGCCGACCCGTACGCCCTCGCCAGGGCCACCGCCTCGATCGACCTGCTCTCGGGCGGCCGTGCCGGGCTGAACCTCGTCGCGGGCGCCGACCCCGAGTCCGACGCCAACCACGGGCGCGACGTTCGCGAGCCGGCCGACACGCGATACGACCGCGCCGCCGAGTTCGAGACCGTCCTGCGCCGACTCTGGGACTCCTTCGAGGACGACGCGATCGTGGCCGACGCCGAGACCGGGCGCTACCTCGACCCGCGCAAGCTGCACCCGACCCGGTTCCAGGGCGCGCACGTGCGCGTCGCCGGCCCGCTGAACGTCGCCCGCCCGGTGCAGGGCCACCTGCCGATCGTGCACTCGGGCACGTCGCCCCGGGCCCGCCTGTTCGCGGCCCGCAGCGCGGACGTCGCGCTGGTCGCCGTGCCGGGCATCGGCCGCGCGGCCGAGCTGCGCGAGGAGCTCCGAGCGCTCGCGTTCGAGTCCGGGCGCGACGACCGCACGCTCAAGGTCGTCGCGCCGGTGCTGCCGGTCGTCGGCGAGACCCGCGAGCACGCGCAGTCGATCGCGGATCGGCTCACCGAGCTGGTCACGGTCGCCGAGGACTGGCCGGATGCCCCGCCGCCGGGGTTCCCCTCGGAACGCTCGCTCGCACATCTCGCCGGGCTCGTCGGCATCGGCCTCGAGGGATTCCGGCCCGACGACCCGGTCTCGCCCGGCCTGCTGGCGGCATGCTCGCCGCTCGGCGTCGAGCTCGCGGCGCTCGTCGCCGAGCGCACCGGACGCGTCGTCGGCAGCGACGCACCCCCGACCTTCCGGCATCTCGTCGTGACCGCGACCGTGCACGCCTCCATGATCGTCGGGACGTCCGAGGAGATCGCGGCCGAGTTCGCGGCCTGGGCCGACGCCGGGGCCGTCGACGGGTTCAACGTGCTGTCGGCGACCCAGCCGGACCAGTTCGCGGCGTTCGCGACCGGAGTCGTCCCCGAGCTGCAGCGGCTCGGCGTCTTCCCGCGTGAGTACGAGGGCAGCACGCTGCGCGACCACCTCGGGCTCGAGCGGCCCGCGAACGTGCACAGCGCCTCGCGTCTGCTCGTGGAGTAG
- a CDS encoding fibronectin type III domain-containing protein, with the protein MRARVRRITTAVSAGAAAATAAALLWGGAPALADEGGAPGAAAAVASVPVYAGAVQHEDGSSIFLPLVDVEVAGKTLRMMLDTGSQGLVVYPGALDDAPGDLTTTDAVADLHYDGANIDGYIALADVTVGGVTSTAPVSFALADTCDPARCLGGEGVYGIIGVSQGYDDYTASDGTEYVWYSPLAQLPEPASLGYTLRFDSPGTTDGEHIGTLELGTPTLAGEGVTTFHAEATGAQYPNGQAIYAKEVRMCWTIAGVPGCHATVLDSGEYSSVLLGSQFQPFARHEPNPAPWPGVPTVSYYGPLQPGTAVAFGAPDAGEPFWTRTVGPAYRAMGLFEDSTGAQGFNTGNLFFIGRSVGFDRTDGRIFVGPVTGLPVHPERVEASAVDRRLSVAWQPSAGDHAVESYVVRLRTAEGRTVAEQTVPADARATTFEGLHDGTTYRADVAAANPRGVGAWTTSTDVHIGPRHGHEHEHEHAHPARLPDTGPGAVGALGAMAALLAAGAVLVLGAAARRRSVR; encoded by the coding sequence ATGCGCGCACGGGTTCGGCGGATCACGACGGCGGTGTCGGCGGGGGCTGCGGCGGCGACCGCCGCAGCACTGCTCTGGGGCGGCGCGCCCGCGCTCGCCGACGAGGGCGGTGCGCCCGGGGCGGCCGCGGCCGTGGCATCCGTCCCCGTCTACGCCGGGGCCGTCCAGCACGAGGACGGATCGAGCATCTTCCTGCCGCTCGTCGACGTCGAGGTCGCCGGCAAGACACTGCGCATGATGCTCGACACGGGCTCGCAGGGCCTCGTCGTCTATCCCGGCGCGCTCGACGACGCACCGGGCGACCTGACCACGACCGACGCCGTCGCGGACCTGCACTACGACGGTGCCAACATCGACGGGTATATCGCCCTCGCCGACGTCACCGTCGGCGGGGTCACCTCGACCGCGCCGGTGTCGTTCGCGCTCGCCGACACCTGCGACCCCGCACGCTGCCTCGGCGGCGAAGGCGTCTACGGCATCATCGGCGTGAGCCAGGGCTACGACGACTACACCGCCTCCGACGGCACCGAGTACGTCTGGTACTCGCCGCTCGCGCAGCTGCCCGAGCCCGCCTCGCTCGGATACACCCTGCGATTCGACTCGCCCGGCACGACCGATGGCGAGCACATCGGCACGCTCGAGCTCGGCACCCCCACGCTCGCGGGCGAGGGCGTCACGACCTTCCACGCCGAGGCGACCGGCGCGCAGTACCCGAACGGGCAGGCGATCTACGCCAAAGAGGTGCGCATGTGCTGGACGATCGCGGGCGTCCCGGGCTGCCACGCCACGGTGCTCGACTCGGGCGAGTACTCGTCGGTGCTCCTCGGCAGCCAGTTCCAGCCCTTCGCGCGCCACGAGCCGAACCCGGCCCCCTGGCCGGGCGTGCCCACCGTGAGCTACTACGGGCCGCTGCAGCCCGGCACCGCGGTGGCGTTCGGCGCCCCCGACGCCGGCGAACCGTTCTGGACGCGAACCGTCGGCCCGGCCTATCGCGCCATGGGTCTCTTCGAGGACTCCACCGGCGCGCAGGGGTTCAACACCGGCAACCTCTTCTTCATCGGCCGCTCGGTCGGCTTCGACCGCACCGACGGCCGGATCTTCGTCGGGCCCGTCACCGGCCTGCCCGTGCACCCGGAGCGCGTCGAGGCATCCGCCGTCGACCGCCGCCTCTCGGTGGCCTGGCAGCCCTCGGCCGGCGACCACGCAGTCGAGTCGTACGTCGTGCGCCTGCGCACCGCGGAGGGCCGGACGGTCGCCGAGCAGACGGTGCCGGCCGACGCCCGCGCCACGACGTTCGAAGGCCTGCACGACGGTACGACCTACCGCGCCGACGTGGCGGCCGCGAACCCCAGGGGCGTCGGTGCCTGGACGACCTCGACCGACGTCCACATCGGGCCGCGGCACGGGCACGAGCACGAGCACGAGCACGCGCACCCCGCGCGACTGCCCGATACCGGGCCTGGCGCGGTCGGGGCGCTCGGGGCGATGGCGGCACTGCTCGCCGCGGGGGCCGTGCTCGTGCTCGGCGCCGCTGCGCGCCGCCGCTCGGTCCGCTAA
- the pstS gene encoding phosphate ABC transporter substrate-binding protein PstS — MRSRPIASVAIAASAVVALTLTGCAVNEQGDAESDLAGTLDGAGSSAQGAAQDAWIAGFQRANASVTVNYDPAGSGAGREQFLVGAVGFAGSDAALSLDELDGELVRCEPGAGAVDLPVYLSPIVLAFNVDGVDDLALDASVVARIFSGELTRWDDPAIAELNPAADLPDAAITAVHRSDDSGTTENFTDYLAEAAGSDWPWPADDAFPGQGEAAQGNSGIAAVIRDGRNVIGYLDASRAAEFDVADLIVGGEPVAPTAEAAAAAVDGSPIEAGRADDDLVVDLARDSTEAGVYPLVLVSYLIACRTYTDAAEGELVRAYLEWVASAEGQEAAARDAGSAPISPQLRERVQQVVAGIS, encoded by the coding sequence ATGCGCTCTCGCCCCATCGCGTCCGTCGCCATCGCCGCCTCCGCCGTCGTCGCCCTCACCCTCACCGGCTGCGCCGTGAACGAGCAGGGCGACGCCGAGAGCGATCTCGCCGGAACGCTCGACGGCGCAGGGTCCTCGGCGCAGGGCGCCGCGCAGGACGCGTGGATCGCGGGCTTCCAACGCGCGAACGCGAGCGTGACCGTGAACTACGACCCCGCCGGCTCGGGAGCCGGTCGCGAGCAGTTCCTGGTCGGCGCGGTCGGCTTCGCGGGCAGCGACGCCGCGCTCAGCCTCGACGAGCTCGACGGTGAGCTCGTGCGCTGCGAGCCCGGCGCGGGCGCGGTCGATCTGCCCGTGTACCTCTCGCCCATCGTGCTCGCGTTCAACGTCGACGGGGTCGACGACCTCGCGCTCGATGCATCCGTCGTCGCCCGGATCTTCAGCGGCGAGCTGACCCGCTGGGACGACCCGGCGATCGCCGAACTCAACCCTGCCGCGGACCTGCCCGACGCGGCGATCACCGCGGTGCACCGCTCCGACGACTCGGGCACCACTGAGAACTTCACCGACTACCTCGCCGAGGCGGCCGGCTCCGACTGGCCGTGGCCGGCCGACGACGCCTTCCCCGGCCAGGGTGAAGCGGCGCAGGGCAACTCGGGAATCGCCGCGGTCATCCGCGACGGGCGCAACGTCATCGGATACCTGGACGCCTCGCGCGCGGCCGAGTTCGACGTCGCCGATCTCATCGTCGGCGGCGAGCCCGTGGCGCCGACCGCCGAGGCCGCCGCGGCGGCGGTCGACGGCTCGCCCATCGAGGCGGGCCGAGCCGACGACGACCTCGTCGTCGATCTCGCGCGCGACAGCACCGAGGCCGGGGTCTACCCGCTCGTGCTCGTGAGCTACCTCATCGCGTGCCGCACATACACCGACGCCGCGGAAGGCGAGCTCGTGCGGGCGTACCTCGAGTGGGTCGCGAGCGCGGAGGGGCAGGAGGCGGCGGCCCGCGACGCCGGCTCGGCGCCGATCTCGCCCCAGCTGCGCGAGCGCGTGCAGCAGGTCGTCGCCGGGATCTCCTGA
- a CDS encoding FBP domain-containing protein produces MRPLSEDEIRASFVNGTDAELGQLELPLEHLLVEWDEIDALAWRDQRFRQRGYLVTMIDDEPVGLVLRATEPPASRHRAAMCNLCHTQQPANQVSMFSARRAGLAGERGDSVGTYLCSDLSCQENVRLHAPLAPAEVRASSERRIDGLRRRTRAFVEGVLQLA; encoded by the coding sequence ATGCGTCCGCTCAGTGAAGACGAGATCCGTGCGTCGTTCGTGAACGGCACGGACGCCGAGCTCGGCCAACTCGAGCTGCCGCTCGAGCACCTGCTGGTCGAGTGGGACGAGATCGATGCGCTCGCCTGGCGCGATCAGCGTTTCCGGCAGCGCGGATATCTCGTCACCATGATCGACGACGAACCCGTCGGGCTCGTGCTGCGCGCCACCGAGCCGCCCGCATCGCGTCACCGCGCCGCGATGTGCAACCTCTGCCACACCCAGCAGCCCGCGAACCAGGTCAGCATGTTCTCGGCCCGCCGGGCGGGCCTCGCCGGGGAGCGGGGCGACTCGGTCGGCACCTATCTCTGCAGCGATCTGTCCTGCCAAGAGAACGTGCGGCTGCACGCGCCGCTGGCTCCCGCCGAGGTGCGTGCGAGCTCGGAGCGGCGCATCGACGGCCTCCGCCGCCGCACGCGCGCGTTCGTCGAGGGCGTCCTCCAGCTCGCCTGA
- a CDS encoding SGNH/GDSL hydrolase family protein, translated as MFHTYAAIGDSFTEGVGDELPDGSARGWADFVALALARAAREPIGYANLAIRGRKLSPIVEEQLEVAIALRPDVISFNGGGNDMLRPRMPEERVAGLFRTAVHRIRDEGIHVLMLSGANPTDHLPLGRVFDARGARLTAALLDLAELDGVTFVDNFNDRGLRDIRYWSPDKLHLNSLGHTRVASNVLTAIGVPVPPEWGVEEVAAAPAGPRSRNTAAYYREFVLPWIGRRLTGRSSGDGRTAKRATLLPVDP; from the coding sequence ATGTTCCACACGTACGCCGCGATCGGCGACAGCTTCACCGAGGGGGTCGGCGACGAGCTGCCCGACGGCTCGGCGCGTGGCTGGGCCGACTTCGTCGCCCTCGCGCTCGCGCGCGCCGCGCGGGAGCCGATCGGGTACGCGAACCTCGCGATCCGCGGCCGGAAGCTCAGCCCGATCGTCGAGGAGCAGCTCGAGGTCGCGATCGCCCTGCGGCCGGACGTGATCAGCTTCAACGGGGGCGGCAACGACATGCTTCGCCCGCGCATGCCCGAGGAGCGTGTGGCCGGGCTGTTCCGCACCGCGGTGCACCGCATCCGCGACGAGGGCATCCACGTGCTCATGCTGAGCGGCGCGAACCCGACCGACCATCTGCCGCTCGGGCGCGTGTTCGACGCCCGCGGCGCCCGGCTCACTGCCGCCCTGCTCGACCTCGCGGAGCTCGACGGCGTGACCTTCGTCGACAACTTCAACGACCGCGGCCTCCGAGACATCCGCTATTGGTCGCCCGACAAGCTGCACCTGAACTCGCTCGGGCACACCCGCGTCGCGAGCAACGTGCTCACCGCGATCGGGGTGCCCGTGCCGCCGGAGTGGGGTGTCGAAGAGGTCGCGGCCGCGCCCGCGGGACCACGCAGCCGCAACACGGCCGCGTACTACCGCGAGTTCGTGCTGCCCTGGATCGGCCGCCGATTGACCGGCCGCTCGTCGGGCGACGGCCGCACCGCGAAGCGTGCGACCCTCCTCCCGGTCGACCCCTGA
- a CDS encoding DUF1918 domain-containing protein yields MRATVGDRLVIHSKQVGQADRHGEVLEVRGSDGGPPYFVRFDDGHETLLYPGGDCELEHASGS; encoded by the coding sequence ATGCGCGCAACGGTCGGGGATCGTCTGGTCATCCACAGCAAGCAGGTCGGGCAGGCCGACCGGCACGGGGAGGTGCTCGAGGTGCGCGGCTCCGACGGCGGCCCGCCCTACTTCGTACGGTTCGACGACGGGCACGAGACACTGCTCTACCCCGGCGGCGACTGCGAGCTCGAGCACGCCAGCGGTTCATGA
- a CDS encoding PucR family transcriptional regulator, translating to MPPTVRTLLAREELGLRLLVEESVLPSGALDAPVPWAHSSDLVDPAPFLDPGHVLLTTGTQFGADSGNDDPERFGDYVARLRDAGIAALGFGTEVVRDGTPAVLIEACTRHGLPLFEVPYRVPFIRVARTVADLNTADANARQAWALQAQRAISLAALRPDGLGATLAELSHRLGAWVGLVDAAGGLDREAPAGGLAQPALGEVVGEARTMLRRGQRASRTVEAGAAVGTPHRVTLQTLGAGGALRGVLAIGDSPELDQAGREVVTAVIALAGLALEQNRDLDRARGHLRSGLLRSILAGDLDLAAGVAAEMWGALPEPPMRVAVADVPSEHADRLVELLELRVDERAGRLFFGRDDDTVVLLAEPADAGLADELAREFGVAVGVSDEVAELGGGAARGAHEQALRALERAREQGASVIAFEEISRQGVLAFLARTDARAVARATLAPLADHDTANGTTLIATTRTWLEHGGQFDATAQALGVHRHTVRSRIGLAERLLGRDLSGFHARADLWAALLAVD from the coding sequence ATGCCACCCACCGTTCGCACACTGCTCGCTCGCGAGGAGCTCGGACTCCGCCTCCTCGTCGAGGAGTCGGTCCTGCCGTCCGGCGCGCTCGACGCCCCCGTGCCCTGGGCGCACTCGTCAGACCTCGTCGACCCCGCGCCCTTCCTCGACCCCGGGCACGTGCTGCTCACCACCGGCACCCAGTTCGGCGCCGACTCCGGCAACGACGACCCCGAGCGGTTCGGCGACTACGTCGCTCGACTCCGCGACGCGGGCATCGCCGCGCTGGGGTTCGGCACCGAGGTGGTCCGCGACGGCACACCGGCGGTCCTCATCGAGGCCTGCACGCGGCACGGGCTGCCACTCTTCGAGGTGCCCTACCGCGTCCCGTTCATCCGCGTCGCCCGCACGGTCGCCGACCTCAACACCGCCGACGCGAACGCCCGCCAGGCCTGGGCGCTGCAGGCGCAGCGTGCCATCTCACTCGCCGCGCTGCGGCCCGACGGACTCGGGGCGACACTCGCCGAGCTGTCGCACCGGCTCGGCGCATGGGTCGGACTCGTCGACGCCGCGGGCGGGCTCGACCGCGAGGCGCCCGCCGGCGGCCTCGCCCAGCCCGCGCTCGGCGAGGTCGTCGGCGAGGCGCGCACGATGCTCAGGCGTGGCCAGCGCGCGAGCCGCACGGTCGAGGCCGGCGCCGCCGTCGGCACCCCGCACCGCGTCACGCTGCAGACCCTCGGCGCGGGCGGCGCGCTCCGCGGCGTGCTCGCCATCGGCGACTCCCCCGAGCTCGACCAGGCGGGCCGCGAGGTGGTGACCGCCGTGATCGCCCTCGCCGGGCTCGCGCTCGAGCAGAACCGTGATCTCGACCGCGCGCGCGGGCACCTGCGATCGGGCCTGCTCAGATCGATCCTCGCGGGCGACCTCGACCTCGCCGCGGGCGTCGCCGCCGAGATGTGGGGCGCGCTTCCCGAGCCGCCCATGCGGGTCGCGGTCGCCGACGTGCCCTCCGAGCACGCCGACCGGCTCGTCGAGCTGCTCGAGCTGCGCGTCGACGAGCGCGCCGGGCGACTGTTCTTCGGGCGCGACGACGACACCGTCGTGCTGCTCGCCGAGCCCGCCGACGCGGGGCTCGCGGACGAGCTGGCGCGCGAGTTCGGTGTCGCAGTGGGCGTCTCCGACGAGGTCGCCGAGCTCGGCGGCGGCGCGGCCCGCGGCGCGCACGAGCAGGCGCTGCGCGCCCTCGAACGGGCTCGTGAGCAAGGTGCATCCGTCATCGCATTCGAGGAGATCAGCCGACAGGGCGTGCTCGCCTTCCTCGCCCGCACCGACGCGCGCGCCGTGGCGCGCGCAACCCTCGCGCCGCTCGCCGACCACGACACCGCGAACGGCACGACGCTGATCGCGACCACGCGCACCTGGCTCGAACACGGCGGCCAGTTCGACGCGACCGCCCAGGCGCTCGGCGTGCACCGCCACACCGTGCGCAGCCGCATCGGGCTCGCCGAGCGCCTGCTCGGCCGCGACCTCTCGGGCTTCCACGCCCGCGCCGACCTCTGGGCCGCGCTGCTCGCCGTCGACTGA
- the gabT gene encoding 4-aminobutyrate--2-oxoglutarate transaminase → MTLVDTQASDTQASHTEATDTKATVTGGPGLPQERRLVTAIPGPRSQELMRRKAEAVAAGVGAALPISVVAAGGGVIVDADGNSLIDLSSGIAVTGVGNANPRVVEAVTAQLNAFTHTCFTVAPYESYVAVAEKLNELTPGDHVKRTALFNSGAEAVENAVKIARHFTKKQAVVAFDHAYHGRTNLTMGLTAKNIPYKSGFGPFAPEIYRAPLSYPFRDGGLSGADAAAKAILQIEKQVGVENLAALIIEPIQGEGGFIVPAPGYLSALADWAKANGVVFIADEVQTGFARTGAWFAVDHEGVVPDLVVTAKGIAGGLPLSAVTGRADIMDSAMSGGLGGTYAGSPIASAAALAAIEAYEEDGLIERAQQIGAVLLGRLNALRTADPRIGDVRGRGAMVAIELVDPATGAPDAKLTSEVAAYAHANGVVLLTCGTYGNVIRFLPPLTISDELLIDGLSVIAEGLTRA, encoded by the coding sequence ATGACCCTCGTCGACACCCAGGCCAGCGACACCCAGGCCAGCCACACCGAGGCCACCGACACCAAGGCCACGGTGACCGGCGGACCCGGCCTCCCGCAGGAGCGCCGGCTCGTCACCGCGATCCCCGGGCCGCGCTCGCAGGAGCTCATGCGCCGCAAGGCCGAGGCCGTCGCGGCCGGCGTCGGCGCCGCGCTGCCGATCTCGGTCGTCGCCGCGGGTGGCGGCGTCATCGTCGACGCCGACGGCAACTCGCTCATCGACCTCAGCTCGGGCATCGCCGTCACGGGCGTCGGCAACGCCAACCCGCGCGTCGTCGAGGCGGTCACGGCGCAGCTCAACGCCTTCACGCACACGTGCTTCACGGTCGCGCCCTACGAGTCGTACGTCGCCGTCGCCGAGAAGCTCAACGAGCTCACGCCCGGCGACCACGTGAAGCGCACGGCGCTCTTCAACTCGGGCGCCGAGGCCGTCGAGAACGCCGTCAAGATCGCCCGGCACTTCACCAAGAAGCAGGCCGTCGTCGCCTTCGACCACGCCTACCACGGGCGCACGAACCTCACGATGGGCCTCACGGCCAAGAACATCCCGTACAAGAGCGGCTTCGGTCCGTTCGCGCCCGAGATCTACCGCGCGCCGCTGTCGTATCCGTTCCGCGACGGCGGGCTGAGTGGGGCGGATGCCGCGGCCAAGGCCATCCTGCAGATCGAGAAGCAGGTGGGCGTCGAGAACCTCGCCGCGCTCATCATCGAGCCGATCCAGGGTGAGGGCGGCTTCATCGTGCCCGCGCCGGGCTACCTGTCGGCGCTCGCCGACTGGGCGAAGGCGAACGGCGTCGTGTTCATCGCCGACGAGGTGCAGACGGGCTTCGCCCGCACGGGCGCCTGGTTCGCGGTCGACCACGAGGGCGTCGTGCCCGACCTCGTCGTCACGGCCAAGGGCATCGCGGGCGGCCTGCCGCTCTCGGCGGTCACGGGTCGCGCCGACATCATGGACTCCGCCATGTCGGGCGGGCTCGGCGGCACCTACGCCGGCAGCCCGATCGCCTCGGCCGCGGCCCTCGCGGCGATCGAGGCCTACGAGGAGGACGGGCTCATCGAGCGCGCCCAGCAGATCGGCGCCGTGCTGCTCGGCCGCCTCAACGCCCTGCGCACGGCCGACCCCCGCATCGGCGACGTCCGCGGCCGCGGAGCGATGGTCGCGATCGAGCTCGTCGACCCGGCGACCGGTGCGCCCGACGCGAAGCTCACGTCGGAGGTCGCGGCGTACGCCCACGCCAACGGCGTGGTGCTGCTCACCTGCGGCACGTACGGCAATGTGATCCGGTTCCTGCCGCCCCTGACGATCAGCGACGAGCTCCTCATCGACGGGCTCTCGGTCATCGCCGAGGGACTCACGCGCGCATGA